One window of Burkholderia thailandensis E264 genomic DNA carries:
- a CDS encoding YifB family Mg chelatase-like AAA ATPase yields the protein MSLAVVRSRAPAAGRAPEVTVEVHLANGLPSFSIVGLPDLEVRESRERVRAALQNCGFEFPVRRITVNLAPADLPKESGRFDLPIALGILAASGQLPAGALDGREFAGELSLTGALRPMRGAFAMACGAARGQQADEDGSSADGGAPLAVMTAVAELYLPLPSAAEAALVPGVTVYGAADLPALCAHLADAPDGRLAPVAAPRLDDLPAASAPDLADVIGQTGAKRALEVAAAGGHHMLMIGPPGAGKSMLAARLPALLPPLTDDEALTSAAILSSSRAGFSPAQWRRRPFRTPHHSSSSAALVGGRNPPQPGEITLAHLGVLFLDELPEFDRHVLETLREPLEAGRITISRAALQADFPAACQLIAAMNPCPCGWRGDPGGRCRCSPDIAARYLRKLSGPLLDRIDIQIEIPALTPAELAERPATAGESSKTVAARVALARERQFARQRKTNHMLTGRETDAFCRPDSTGETLLRDAGERFRWSARAYYRVLKVARTIADLAGDDAPSAAHIAEAIRYRRVFSPV from the coding sequence ATGTCGCTTGCCGTGGTGCGCAGCCGCGCGCCCGCTGCCGGCCGCGCGCCGGAAGTCACCGTCGAAGTCCATCTCGCCAACGGGCTGCCGTCGTTCTCGATCGTCGGGCTGCCCGATCTCGAAGTGCGCGAAAGCCGTGAGCGCGTGCGGGCCGCGCTGCAGAACTGCGGCTTCGAATTCCCCGTGCGGCGCATCACCGTCAACCTCGCGCCCGCCGACTTGCCGAAGGAATCCGGGCGCTTCGATTTGCCGATCGCGCTCGGCATCCTCGCCGCGAGCGGTCAGCTCCCGGCGGGCGCGCTCGACGGCCGCGAGTTCGCGGGCGAGCTGTCGCTGACGGGCGCGCTTCGGCCGATGCGCGGTGCGTTCGCGATGGCGTGCGGCGCGGCCCGCGGCCAGCAGGCCGACGAAGACGGCTCGTCCGCGGATGGCGGAGCGCCGCTCGCGGTCATGACAGCGGTGGCGGAGCTTTACCTGCCGCTGCCGAGCGCGGCCGAAGCGGCGCTCGTGCCGGGGGTGACCGTGTACGGCGCGGCCGATCTGCCCGCGCTGTGCGCGCACCTCGCCGACGCGCCGGACGGGCGGCTCGCGCCCGTCGCCGCGCCCCGTCTCGACGACCTCCCTGCCGCGTCCGCGCCCGACCTCGCCGACGTGATCGGCCAGACGGGCGCGAAGCGCGCGCTCGAAGTCGCGGCGGCGGGCGGCCACCACATGCTGATGATCGGCCCGCCGGGCGCCGGCAAATCCATGCTCGCCGCACGCCTGCCGGCCCTCTTGCCGCCGCTCACCGACGACGAGGCGCTGACGTCGGCCGCGATCCTGTCGTCGAGCCGGGCGGGCTTCTCGCCCGCTCAGTGGCGGCGGCGCCCGTTTCGCACGCCGCATCACTCGTCGAGCTCGGCTGCGCTCGTCGGCGGCCGCAATCCGCCGCAGCCGGGCGAGATCACGCTCGCGCACCTGGGCGTGCTGTTCCTCGACGAGTTGCCGGAATTCGACCGGCATGTGCTCGAAACGCTGCGCGAGCCGCTCGAAGCCGGCCGCATCACGATCTCGCGCGCTGCGCTGCAAGCGGATTTCCCGGCCGCGTGCCAGTTGATCGCCGCGATGAATCCGTGCCCGTGCGGCTGGCGGGGCGACCCCGGCGGCCGCTGCCGCTGCTCGCCAGACATCGCCGCACGCTATCTGCGCAAGCTGTCCGGGCCGCTCCTCGACCGGATCGACATCCAGATCGAGATTCCCGCACTCACGCCCGCCGAGCTGGCCGAGCGGCCCGCGACCGCCGGCGAATCGAGCAAGACCGTGGCCGCGCGCGTCGCGCTCGCGCGCGAACGGCAATTCGCGCGACAGCGCAAGACCAACCACATGCTGACGGGCCGCGAGACCGATGCGTTCTGCCGCCCGGACAGCACGGGCGAGACGCTGCTGCGCGACGCGGGCGAGCGATTCCGATGGTCGGCGCGTGCGTACTACCGGGTGCTGAAGGTCGCGCGAACGATTGCCGATCTCGCGGGCGACGATGCGCCGAGCGCCGCGCATATCGCCGAGGCGATCCGGTATCGAAGGGTGTTTTCGCCGGTTTGA
- a CDS encoding dicarboxylate/amino acid:cation symporter — translation MVKKPFYKVLYVQVIFAIVVGVLLGHLYPSLAVDMKPLGDGFIKLIKMVIGPIIFCTVVTGIAGMQDMKKVGRVGGKALLYFEIVSTFALVLGLAATHILRPGVGFNIDPATLNGKEVASYAAKAHGQSTVDFLMHIIPNTMIDAFAQGEILQILLIALLFGSVLAHLGERGRVVTDFIDGITRVLFGIVHIVTKLAPVGAFGAMAFTIGKYGVGSLVPLLKLIGTFYLTSVVFVLVVLGAIARFTGFSIVRFVGYIKEELLIVLGTSSSEAALPQLMEKLEKAGCSRSVVGLVVPTGYSFNLDGTNIYMTMAVLFIAQATNIELTWMQQLTLLAVAMLTSKGASGVTGAGFITLAATLAVVPTIPLSGMVLILGIDRFMSECRALTNIVGNGVATVVVSAWEKELDRAKLHAALSGNGKAAAGEAARV, via the coding sequence ATCGTGAAGAAACCGTTCTATAAAGTCCTCTACGTGCAGGTGATTTTCGCCATCGTCGTCGGCGTGCTCCTGGGTCACCTCTATCCGTCGCTCGCCGTCGACATGAAGCCGCTCGGCGACGGCTTCATCAAGCTGATCAAGATGGTGATCGGCCCGATCATCTTCTGCACCGTCGTGACGGGCATCGCCGGCATGCAGGACATGAAGAAGGTGGGCCGCGTCGGCGGCAAGGCGCTCCTGTATTTCGAAATCGTGTCGACGTTCGCGCTCGTGCTCGGCCTCGCGGCGACGCACATCCTGCGTCCCGGCGTCGGCTTCAACATCGATCCGGCGACGCTCAACGGCAAGGAAGTCGCGTCGTACGCGGCGAAGGCGCACGGCCAGTCGACCGTCGACTTCCTGATGCACATCATCCCGAACACGATGATCGACGCGTTCGCGCAGGGCGAGATCCTGCAGATCCTGCTGATCGCGCTCCTGTTCGGCAGCGTGCTCGCGCATCTCGGCGAGCGCGGCCGCGTCGTCACCGATTTCATCGACGGCATCACGCGCGTGCTGTTCGGCATCGTGCACATCGTCACGAAGCTGGCTCCGGTCGGCGCGTTCGGCGCGATGGCGTTCACGATCGGCAAGTACGGCGTCGGCTCGCTCGTGCCGCTCCTGAAGCTGATCGGCACGTTCTACCTGACGTCGGTCGTGTTCGTGCTCGTCGTGCTCGGCGCGATCGCGCGCTTCACCGGCTTCTCGATCGTCCGCTTCGTCGGCTACATCAAGGAGGAACTGCTGATCGTGCTCGGCACGAGTTCGTCGGAGGCGGCGCTGCCGCAACTGATGGAGAAGCTCGAGAAGGCAGGCTGCTCGCGCTCGGTCGTCGGCCTCGTCGTGCCGACCGGCTACTCGTTCAACCTCGACGGCACGAACATCTACATGACGATGGCCGTTCTCTTCATCGCGCAGGCGACCAACATCGAACTGACGTGGATGCAGCAGCTCACGCTGCTCGCGGTCGCGATGCTGACGTCGAAGGGCGCGAGCGGCGTGACGGGCGCGGGTTTCATCACGCTCGCCGCGACGCTCGCCGTCGTGCCGACGATTCCGCTGTCCGGCATGGTGCTGATCCTCGGCATCGACCGCTTCATGAGCGAATGCCGCGCGCTGACCAACATCGTCGGCAATGGCGTCGCGACGGTTGTCGTGTCCGCGTGGGAGAAGGAGCTCGACCGCGCGAAGCTGCACGCGGCGCTTTCGGGCAACGGCAAGGCGGCCGCGGGCGAAGCCGCGCGGGTCTGA
- a CDS encoding cation acetate symporter — MLRQSIARAARLMPAALFACAALACAPAHAMGVAAAPMPDKVALNPVAIGMFFVFVFATLALTRWAARRTRSARDFYTAGGGITGLQNGLAIAGDYMSAASFLGLSGMVFMFGFDGLIYSIGFLVGWPFVMFLIAEPLRNLGKFTFVDVVAYRFAQRPIRLLTSANALTIVVLYLVVQMVGAGKLIQLLFGLSYGTAELIVGALMVVYVFFGGMTATTWVQMIKAVLLLAGATLLAALALGEFGFSVDEMFRRAVAVHPGALGIMGPGKLIRDPANALSLGIALMFGTAGFPHILMRFFTVPNAKEARKSVLYATGFIGYFYLLTFVIGFSAIVLLAQHPEFFRHDAAGAFNLTRDLVGGSNMVAVKLAQAVGGNWFYGFIAAVTFATILAVVAGLTLAGATTISHDLYAQMWARGRPDERLEMRISRAATLALSAVAIGLSILFEHVNVAFMVGLVAAVAASANFPVLATSIFWRGMTTRGAVLGGGLGLASAVALTLLSKSVWVDVLHHAHAPVFLDNPALVSVPLAFAGIVIGSLTDRSERARRERDAFARQEFYAQTGVLAAQAATH, encoded by the coding sequence ATGCTGCGTCAATCGATCGCGCGCGCCGCGCGTCTCATGCCGGCCGCGCTCTTTGCGTGCGCGGCGCTTGCTTGCGCGCCCGCGCACGCGATGGGCGTCGCCGCCGCGCCGATGCCCGACAAGGTCGCGCTGAACCCCGTGGCGATCGGCATGTTCTTCGTCTTCGTGTTCGCGACGCTCGCGCTCACGCGCTGGGCCGCGCGCCGCACCCGCAGCGCGCGCGACTTCTACACGGCGGGCGGCGGCATCACCGGCCTGCAGAACGGCCTGGCGATCGCGGGCGACTACATGTCCGCCGCGTCGTTTCTCGGCTTGTCGGGCATGGTGTTCATGTTCGGCTTCGACGGGCTCATCTACTCGATCGGCTTTCTCGTCGGCTGGCCGTTCGTGATGTTCCTGATCGCCGAGCCGCTGCGCAATCTCGGCAAGTTCACGTTCGTCGACGTCGTCGCGTACCGCTTCGCGCAGCGGCCGATCCGGCTTCTCACGTCCGCGAACGCGCTGACGATCGTCGTGCTGTACCTCGTCGTGCAGATGGTCGGCGCGGGCAAGCTGATCCAGTTGCTGTTCGGGCTGTCGTACGGCACCGCGGAGCTGATCGTCGGCGCGCTGATGGTCGTCTACGTATTCTTCGGCGGAATGACCGCGACGACCTGGGTGCAGATGATCAAGGCCGTGCTGCTGCTCGCCGGCGCGACGCTGCTCGCCGCGCTCGCGCTCGGCGAGTTCGGCTTCAGCGTTGACGAGATGTTTCGCCGCGCGGTGGCCGTGCATCCGGGCGCGCTCGGCATCATGGGGCCCGGCAAGCTGATCCGCGATCCGGCGAACGCGCTGTCGCTCGGCATCGCGCTGATGTTCGGCACCGCGGGCTTTCCGCACATCCTGATGCGCTTCTTCACGGTGCCGAATGCAAAGGAGGCGCGCAAATCGGTGCTGTACGCGACGGGCTTCATCGGCTACTTCTATCTGCTCACGTTCGTGATCGGCTTCTCGGCGATCGTGCTGCTCGCGCAGCACCCGGAGTTCTTCCGCCACGACGCGGCGGGCGCGTTCAACCTGACGCGCGATCTCGTCGGCGGCTCGAACATGGTCGCGGTGAAGCTCGCGCAGGCGGTCGGCGGCAACTGGTTCTACGGCTTCATCGCGGCCGTCACGTTCGCGACGATCCTCGCCGTCGTCGCGGGCCTGACGCTCGCCGGCGCGACGACGATCTCGCACGATCTCTACGCGCAGATGTGGGCGCGCGGCAGGCCGGACGAGCGGCTCGAGATGCGCATTTCGCGCGCGGCGACGCTCGCGCTCTCCGCGGTCGCGATCGGCCTGTCGATTCTGTTCGAGCATGTGAACGTCGCGTTCATGGTCGGGCTCGTCGCGGCGGTGGCGGCGAGCGCGAACTTCCCGGTGCTCGCGACGTCGATCTTCTGGCGCGGGATGACGACGCGCGGCGCGGTGCTGGGCGGCGGGCTCGGCCTCGCGTCGGCCGTCGCGCTCACGTTGCTGTCGAAATCGGTATGGGTCGACGTGCTGCATCACGCGCACGCGCCGGTGTTCCTCGACAACCCGGCGCTCGTGTCGGTGCCGCTCGCGTTCGCGGGCATCGTGATCGGCTCGCTGACCGATCGCAGCGAGCGCGCGCGGCGCGAGCGCGACGCGTTCGCGCGGCAGGAGTTCTACGCGCAAACGGGCGTGCTCGCCGCGCAGGCCGCCACGCACTGA
- a CDS encoding thioesterase II family protein: MALLPGTLTIPDRREHARHRLLMFHHACGSATNYFRWAAAFPPHIEVWLVELPGRGRSLKHSAFDTLPPLRDYLRELAPELPANYAIFGHSMGALVAYCFAHDMAQLGRAPRWLGVSGADSPFAESRRRAFPVHQRPDAAIVEHLATLGGTPPEVFAHDELRTMLLQLAKADFRIVEAFFPLASATPLPVPVTVFAGAQDAVLSEAGLQDWQRASTLPIERETFDGGHFYLLDTPSAIHRAIDAALTKHDLPASLPVVL; the protein is encoded by the coding sequence ATGGCCTTGCTGCCCGGCACCCTCACCATTCCCGACCGACGCGAACACGCGCGGCACCGGCTGTTGATGTTTCATCACGCGTGCGGCTCCGCGACGAACTATTTCCGGTGGGCGGCTGCGTTCCCGCCGCATATCGAAGTCTGGCTCGTCGAACTGCCGGGGCGGGGCCGAAGCCTCAAGCACTCCGCGTTCGACACGCTGCCGCCGCTGCGCGACTACCTGCGCGAGCTCGCCCCCGAGCTTCCCGCCAACTACGCGATCTTCGGCCACAGCATGGGCGCGCTTGTCGCGTACTGCTTCGCGCACGACATGGCGCAACTCGGGCGGGCGCCGCGCTGGCTCGGCGTGTCGGGCGCCGACTCGCCGTTCGCCGAATCGCGACGCCGCGCGTTTCCGGTTCATCAGCGTCCCGATGCGGCGATCGTCGAGCACCTCGCGACGCTCGGCGGCACGCCGCCCGAAGTCTTCGCGCACGACGAACTGCGCACGATGCTGCTGCAACTCGCGAAGGCCGACTTCCGGATCGTCGAGGCATTCTTTCCGCTCGCGTCGGCGACGCCGTTGCCCGTGCCCGTCACGGTCTTCGCCGGTGCGCAGGACGCCGTGCTGTCCGAGGCCGGACTGCAGGACTGGCAGCGCGCGTCGACGCTGCCGATCGAGCGCGAAACATTCGACGGCGGACATTTCTATCTGCTCGACACGCCGTCCGCCATCCACCGCGCGATAGACGCCGCGCTGACGAAGCACGATTTGCCGGCGAGCCTCCCCGTCGTTCTGTAG
- a CDS encoding sigma-54-dependent transcriptional regulator has translation MANRLQVIYIEDDELVRRASVQSLQLAGFDVVGFGSVEAAEKAIVGDAAGVIVSDIRLPGASGLDLLAQCRARTPDVPVVLVTGHGDISMAVQAMRDGAYDFIEKPFAAERLIETARRALERRALVLENHALRRELAGQGVVAPRIIGRSPAIEQVRRLIANVAPTDASVLINGDTGAGKELIARSLHELSPRRDKPFIAVNCGALPEPMFESEMFGYEPGAFTGAAKRRIGKLEYASGGTLFLDEIESMPLALQVKLLRVLQDGVLERLGSNQPIRVNCRVVAAAKGDMSEHVAAGTFRRDLLYRLNVVTIALPPLAERREDIVPLFEHFMLDAAVRYGRPAPLLTDRQRASLMQRDWPGNVRELRNAADRFVLGVTEGFVGDAGGPTDESAEQSLKERVEQFERAVIAETLNRTGGAVATTADKLHVGKATLYEKMKRYGLSAKGETER, from the coding sequence ATGGCGAACCGCCTGCAAGTGATCTACATCGAAGACGACGAGCTCGTGCGCCGCGCGAGCGTGCAGAGCCTGCAGCTCGCGGGCTTCGACGTCGTCGGGTTCGGTTCGGTCGAGGCGGCCGAGAAGGCGATCGTCGGCGACGCGGCGGGCGTGATCGTGTCCGACATCCGCCTGCCCGGCGCGAGCGGCCTCGATCTGCTCGCGCAATGTCGCGCACGCACGCCCGACGTGCCCGTCGTGCTCGTCACCGGGCACGGCGACATCTCGATGGCCGTGCAGGCGATGCGCGACGGCGCTTACGACTTCATCGAAAAGCCATTCGCGGCCGAGCGCCTGATCGAGACGGCGCGGCGCGCGCTCGAGCGCCGCGCGCTCGTGCTCGAGAACCACGCGCTGCGGCGCGAGCTCGCGGGGCAGGGCGTCGTCGCGCCGCGGATCATCGGCCGCAGCCCGGCGATCGAGCAGGTGCGGCGGCTGATCGCGAACGTCGCGCCGACCGACGCGTCGGTCCTCATCAACGGCGACACCGGCGCCGGCAAGGAACTGATCGCGCGCAGCTTGCACGAGCTGTCGCCGCGCCGCGACAAGCCGTTCATCGCGGTCAACTGCGGCGCGCTGCCCGAGCCGATGTTCGAATCCGAGATGTTCGGCTACGAGCCGGGCGCGTTTACCGGCGCGGCGAAGCGCCGTATCGGCAAGCTCGAATATGCGTCAGGCGGCACGCTGTTCCTCGACGAGATCGAGAGCATGCCGCTCGCGCTGCAGGTGAAGCTGTTGCGCGTGCTGCAGGACGGCGTGCTCGAGCGGCTCGGCTCGAACCAGCCGATCCGCGTGAACTGCCGCGTGGTCGCGGCGGCGAAGGGCGACATGAGCGAGCATGTCGCGGCCGGCACGTTCCGGCGCGACCTGCTGTACCGGCTGAATGTCGTGACGATCGCGCTGCCGCCGCTCGCCGAGCGCCGCGAGGACATCGTGCCGCTCTTCGAGCACTTCATGCTCGACGCGGCGGTCCGTTACGGGCGTCCGGCTCCGCTCCTCACCGATCGTCAGCGCGCGAGCCTGATGCAGCGCGACTGGCCGGGCAACGTGCGCGAGCTGCGCAATGCGGCCGATCGCTTCGTGCTCGGCGTGACGGAAGGCTTCGTCGGCGATGCGGGCGGGCCAACCGACGAGAGCGCCGAGCAGTCGCTCAAGGAGCGCGTCGAGCAATTCGAGCGCGCGGTGATCGCCGAGACGCTGAACCGCACGGGTGGCGCGGTCGCGACGACGGCCGACAAGCTGCATGTCGGCAAGGCGACGCTCTACGAGAAGATGAAGCGCTATGGGCTGAGCGCGAAAGGAGAAACGGAGCGCTGA
- a CDS encoding peroxiredoxin family protein → MSPAPAPTGRRTGPLRYVAIAVAAVAIAVAGYFAFNGKSSAPEATFTLLSGQKISTAADLKGKVYLVNFWATSCATCMQEMPQMVDTYNRFKGQGLEFVAVAMNYDPPMYVANYAQTRQLPFKVALDDGSVAKQFGNVQLTPTTFVIGKDGKILKRYVGAPQFAELDQLLQKALDTSA, encoded by the coding sequence ATGAGTCCCGCTCCCGCTCCCACCGGCCGCCGCACCGGCCCGTTGCGCTACGTCGCGATCGCGGTTGCCGCGGTCGCGATCGCCGTCGCCGGCTATTTCGCGTTCAACGGCAAATCCAGCGCGCCCGAAGCGACGTTCACGCTGCTGTCCGGCCAGAAGATCTCGACCGCCGCCGATCTGAAGGGCAAGGTCTATCTCGTGAACTTCTGGGCGACGAGCTGCGCGACCTGCATGCAGGAAATGCCGCAGATGGTCGACACGTACAACCGTTTCAAGGGCCAGGGCCTCGAATTCGTCGCGGTCGCGATGAACTACGATCCGCCGATGTACGTCGCGAACTACGCGCAGACGCGCCAGTTGCCGTTCAAGGTCGCGCTCGACGACGGCAGCGTCGCGAAGCAGTTCGGCAACGTCCAGCTCACGCCGACGACGTTCGTGATCGGCAAGGACGGCAAGATCCTGAAGCGCTACGTCGGCGCGCCGCAGTTCGCGGAGCTCGATCAACTGCTGCAAAAGGCGCTCGACACGAGCGCGTAA
- a CDS encoding CaiB/BaiF CoA transferase family protein, with translation MRNEPGAQPLAGIKVLDFSRVLAGPWCAMVLADLGAEVIKVEHPRRGDDTRDWGLRVGDTETTYFNSVNRSKRSICVDLQTEAGRRIARGLAAQADVVVHNFKAGGAEKLGLGYDALAELNPRLVHCAISGYDRSGPEASRPGYDLVVQGEAGLMALNGEAGRPPLKFGVAVADLFTGMYSAQAILAALYERHATGRGRRIEMALFDCGLMVTSYYGLEALLMGEDPPRYGNAHPSIVPYGVFDAADGPIVITVGNNPQFARFCDVIGRPELAADARFATNIARSANRAELLPEILRELGRRPRAALLAALADAGIPCGEVLGLREALMSERARSAGLVTRQPHPVAGDVDVLAPPYRFDGERLPVRGAPPVLGADTERVLGDWLGMSGPEIAQLRSERVV, from the coding sequence ATGCGCAACGAACCGGGCGCGCAGCCGCTCGCGGGTATCAAGGTGCTCGACTTCTCGCGCGTGCTCGCCGGGCCGTGGTGCGCGATGGTGCTCGCGGATCTCGGCGCGGAGGTGATCAAGGTCGAGCATCCGCGGCGCGGCGACGACACGCGCGACTGGGGCCTGCGCGTGGGCGACACCGAGACGACCTACTTCAACAGCGTGAACCGCAGCAAGCGCTCGATCTGCGTCGATCTGCAGACGGAAGCGGGGCGGCGCATCGCGCGCGGGCTCGCCGCGCAGGCGGACGTCGTCGTGCACAACTTCAAGGCGGGCGGCGCGGAGAAGCTCGGCCTGGGCTACGACGCGCTCGCCGAGCTCAATCCGCGGCTCGTCCACTGCGCGATCTCCGGCTACGACCGCTCCGGCCCCGAAGCGAGCCGGCCGGGCTACGACCTCGTCGTGCAGGGCGAGGCCGGCCTGATGGCGCTGAACGGCGAAGCCGGGCGGCCGCCGCTGAAGTTCGGCGTCGCGGTGGCGGACCTCTTCACCGGCATGTACTCGGCGCAGGCGATCCTCGCCGCGCTCTACGAGCGGCACGCGACGGGGCGCGGGCGGCGCATCGAGATGGCGCTGTTCGATTGCGGGCTGATGGTCACGTCGTACTACGGGCTCGAAGCGCTGCTGATGGGCGAGGACCCGCCGCGCTACGGCAACGCGCATCCGTCGATCGTGCCGTACGGCGTGTTCGACGCGGCGGACGGCCCGATCGTGATCACGGTCGGCAACAACCCGCAGTTCGCGCGCTTTTGCGACGTGATCGGCCGGCCGGAGCTCGCGGCCGACGCGCGCTTCGCGACGAACATCGCGCGCTCCGCGAATCGCGCGGAACTGCTGCCGGAGATCCTCCGCGAGCTCGGCCGCCGGCCGCGCGCGGCGCTGCTCGCGGCGCTCGCCGACGCGGGCATTCCGTGCGGCGAGGTGCTCGGCTTGCGCGAGGCGCTCATGTCCGAGCGCGCGCGATCGGCGGGGCTCGTCACGCGGCAGCCGCATCCGGTCGCGGGCGATGTCGACGTGCTCGCGCCGCCGTACCGGTTCGACGGCGAGCGCCTGCCCGTGCGCGGCGCGCCGCCCGTGCTCGGCGCGGATACCGAGCGCGTGCTCGGCGACTGGCTCGGGATGTCCGGGCCCGAGATCGCGCAACTGCGAAGCGAGCGCGTCGTGTGA
- a CDS encoding sensor histidine kinase, producing MCAETAGRAAAPAPGGAGPGASKRASHGPAAFSGGGYATIDDPYSPEAVTVKRRLLVVLALAAMLAAACALTWTVTWRRGIADLRDSAAARVDRTTNALKSTLDRYESLPYLLGGHPFVQDVLAAPGNHRYVNRANVYLEDMNRHAHATATYVITANGLCVAASNWRGPDSFTGIGYQFRPYFIDAVKGGTGRFFGIGTISRDPGYYISQPVRRDGKIIGVAVVKLNLEWFQGADASEPLVVADDHGVIFLSSVPAWKYHTLKPLPGPIATSIHETRQYAQYPVTPLPLRVERVLGPDAQIVRMGAGRRSPRYLATRRLLGEPDWQLVTLAPIEPVDVDARNATIVTAFGFVSLGLLAFYWRARRARVQEMLRSRVLLQSAYAELNRRVEERTADLSQANARLKKEVGERIRAEQELRAAHDELVQASKLAALGQMAAGITHELNQPLAALRSFSDNTRVLLDRGEQAAARENLEAIAALTERMGKITNQLKLFVGRAKPRNERAHVARALRNALALLEERMRGVELAIVLRDETRDPVEAVRFDPSRDEPALVARCEDLRLEQVLINLLGNALDAVAAAAAPRIDVTIDATAATLAIAVRDNGPGIAPESLARLFEPFFTTKEMGRGLGLGLAISSSIARDAGGSLTARNAPAGGAEFVLTLRRARTHHPDTSAAS from the coding sequence ATGTGTGCGGAGACGGCGGGGCGCGCAGCGGCGCCCGCGCCGGGCGGGGCCGGGCCGGGCGCGTCGAAGCGCGCTTCGCACGGCCCCGCGGCCTTTTCGGGGGGCGGCTATGCCACAATAGACGATCCTTACAGTCCGGAAGCCGTCACCGTGAAGCGCCGCCTGCTCGTCGTTCTCGCGCTCGCCGCGATGCTCGCGGCCGCGTGCGCGCTCACGTGGACCGTCACGTGGCGGCGCGGCATCGCCGATCTGCGCGACAGCGCGGCGGCGCGCGTCGACCGCACGACCAACGCGCTGAAAAGCACGCTCGACCGCTACGAATCGCTGCCGTACCTGCTGGGCGGCCACCCGTTCGTGCAGGACGTCCTCGCCGCGCCCGGCAATCACCGCTACGTGAATCGCGCGAACGTCTACCTCGAGGACATGAACCGCCACGCGCACGCGACGGCGACCTACGTGATCACCGCGAACGGGCTGTGCGTCGCCGCGAGCAACTGGCGCGGCCCGGACAGCTTCACCGGCATCGGCTATCAATTCCGCCCGTACTTCATCGATGCGGTGAAGGGCGGCACCGGCCGCTTCTTCGGGATCGGCACGATCTCGCGCGATCCCGGCTACTACATCTCGCAACCCGTGCGGCGCGACGGCAAGATCATCGGCGTCGCGGTCGTCAAGCTCAATCTCGAGTGGTTCCAGGGCGCGGACGCGTCGGAGCCGCTCGTCGTCGCCGACGACCACGGCGTGATCTTCCTGTCGTCGGTGCCGGCGTGGAAGTACCACACGCTCAAGCCGCTGCCGGGGCCGATCGCGACGTCGATTCACGAGACGCGCCAGTACGCGCAGTATCCGGTCACGCCGCTGCCGCTGCGCGTCGAGCGCGTGCTCGGGCCCGATGCGCAGATCGTGCGGATGGGCGCGGGGCGGCGTTCGCCGCGCTATCTCGCGACGCGCCGCCTGCTCGGCGAGCCCGACTGGCAGCTCGTCACGCTCGCGCCGATCGAGCCCGTCGACGTCGACGCGCGCAATGCGACGATCGTCACCGCGTTCGGCTTCGTGTCGCTCGGCCTGCTTGCGTTCTACTGGCGCGCGCGCCGCGCGCGCGTGCAGGAGATGCTGCGCAGCCGCGTGCTGCTGCAAAGCGCGTATGCGGAGCTGAACCGGCGCGTCGAGGAGCGCACGGCCGATCTGTCGCAGGCGAACGCGCGGCTCAAGAAGGAAGTCGGCGAGCGCATCCGCGCGGAGCAGGAGCTGCGCGCCGCGCACGACGAGCTCGTTCAGGCGAGCAAGCTCGCCGCGCTCGGCCAGATGGCGGCCGGCATCACGCACGAGCTGAACCAGCCGCTCGCCGCGCTGCGCAGCTTCTCCGACAACACGCGCGTGCTGCTCGACCGCGGCGAGCAGGCGGCCGCGCGCGAGAATCTCGAGGCGATCGCGGCGCTCACCGAGCGGATGGGCAAGATCACGAATCAGCTGAAGCTGTTCGTCGGGCGCGCGAAGCCGCGCAACGAGCGGGCGCACGTCGCGCGCGCGCTGCGCAACGCGCTCGCGTTGCTCGAGGAGCGGATGAGAGGCGTCGAGCTCGCGATCGTGCTGCGCGACGAGACGCGCGATCCCGTCGAAGCCGTGCGCTTCGATCCGTCGCGGGATGAGCCGGCGCTCGTCGCGCGCTGCGAGGATCTGCGGCTCGAGCAGGTGCTCATCAATCTGCTCGGCAACGCGCTCGACGCGGTCGCGGCGGCGGCCGCGCCGCGCATCGACGTGACGATCGATGCGACGGCCGCGACGCTTGCGATCGCCGTGCGCGACAATGGGCCGGGGATCGCGCCGGAATCGCTCGCGCGGCTGTTCGAGCCGTTCTTCACGACGAAGGAAATGGGGCGCGGGCTCGGGCTCGGCCTCGCGATCTCGTCGTCGATCGCGCGCGACGCGGGCGGCTCGCTCACCGCGCGCAACGCGCCGGCGGGCGGCGCGGAGTTCGTCTTGACGCTGCGCCGCGCGCGCACGCATCATCCGGACACTTCCGCCGCGAGCTGA
- a CDS encoding DUF485 domain-containing protein translates to METSVIETVVACRDYQQLVRARRRFSFMLTALMIATYYGFILLVALAPRTLAAPLYAGATISVGVVAGVAIIFVAVGLTAGYVLRANRSFDRSVDALFNRS, encoded by the coding sequence ATGGAGACTTCCGTCATCGAAACGGTCGTGGCTTGTCGCGACTATCAGCAGCTCGTGCGCGCGCGGCGCCGCTTCAGCTTCATGCTGACGGCGCTGATGATCGCGACGTACTACGGCTTCATCCTGCTCGTCGCGCTCGCGCCGCGCACGCTCGCCGCGCCGCTCTACGCGGGCGCGACGATCAGCGTCGGCGTCGTCGCGGGCGTCGCGATCATCTTCGTCGCGGTCGGCCTGACGGCGGGCTACGTGCTGCGCGCGAACCGCTCGTTCGACCGCTCGGTCGACGCGCTTTTCAACCGTTCGTGA